The sequence GCCAGTACGCGGCGGACGCGCGGGTCAGCGAGAATGCCGGGATGAACTTCGTGGTCGGCACGTGCGGGCCGCGGCAGAGATCGAACCATTCGACGTCGCCGGTGCGCGGGTTCACGTTGTCGTAGTGCGTCAGATCGCCGGCGCCCACCTCGGTGGCCTCGTCCGAGTCCGGATCGACGTTGCCCTTGTCATCGATAAGCTCGAGCTTGAACGGCTCGTGCCCCAGGGCTTCGCGCGCGCTTTCGGGAGAGTCATAGACGCCGCGCTCGAAGCGCTGGCCCTGTTTGATGATCTTCTTCATGCGCTTTTCGATGGCCTTGAGCGCCTCCGGCGTGAACGGCTCTTCCGTCTGGAAGTCGTAGTAGAAGCCGTTATCAATCGCCGGGCCGATGCCCAGCTTGGTGCCGGGGAATTCGCGCTGCACGGCCTGCGCGAGAACGTGCGCGCACGAGTGGCGGATGACCGCCCGGCCGTCCTCCTCGCACGCGGCGACCGGGGTGAAGGTCACATCCTCGGCCGGGACGTGGGAGAGGTCCTTCAGCTCCCCCGCAGCGTCGCGGACGACGACCACTGCCTCCGGGCCCTTGCTCGGAAGGTCCAGCTCTTTGAGAGCCTTGCCCACGGGCGTGCCCGCCGGGACGGTGAACGACTGGTAGTTAACAGGTACTGCCGGGATAGCTTCCGCCATGACGTGTGCGCTCCTTTGCGCTCGTGCGGCTGCGGCATACCTGGCCGCACCCGCGGGTTACTTTTTACCGCCCGTCATCTTAGCGCCCCGATCAACGATTCAGCCCAGAAGGTGTCCCGTTTCCCGCCGTCCTTCGCGGCCTGCGTACCGGGTGGCAGCACGTAGACCGCCGAGCCGATATGGGTGATCCACTCGTTGAGGAAGTCCGCCTCGTCCAGACGCGACTGGATAGGTTCGAACTGCTTGGTGGGGTCTTTCTGATACGCCAAAAAGATGAGCCCGGAATTGGACAACTGATCCGGCGTGTGCGGATCCGGCGGCAAGTCATAGTTGTACGCGCGGCGCAGGATGCGCTGCTCTGGATGATCCTTGGGCGGCTGCGCCCGGGCAATGTGGCTGTTGCGGTCTACTGCCGGGAGCCCGTATTTGTCGCGTTTGTCAAAGTCGACCGGGGTGAACTCGTCGCCACCGCTGAGCGGCGCGCCCTCGGGAAGATCTCGCCCGATGGCGGTTTCGCGCGTAGGGCGGTCGGCCTCCTCCCAGGTCTCCATGTTCATGCGGATGCGGCGCGCCACCAGCGCGGTTCCCCCGCGTTGCCACTGCGGGCCGTCATCAATCCACACCTGCTGCGCAAAATCTTCGGAGGTGCGCGGATTGACCGTGCCGTCCTTTTGCCCAAACAGGTTGCGGGGCGTCTGTTTTTCCGCCCGCAGACCGGGCGTGTTCTGGAACCCCTGCTGAAGCCACACCACGTGCGCATAGCGGCTGCCCGAACGCACCATGTGGCGCAGCGCGTGAGCAGCGGTCAGCTTGTCGTCGCAACAGATCTGCAGCACGAGGTCCGTCTGCCCCCACTGCGGGTCCAACTTATCGCGGTCGAAGTGCTTGATGTCCCGCAGCCAGTCCGGCTTTTCTTTTTCCAGGCCGAGTTTGGCAAACAGCGGTTCACCGAAACCGCAGGAAATGGTGAGGTTCGCCGGGGCATCGGCAAGCTCCGGCTCTAGGCTGCCGCGCGGGCTTTCGCCCGTGCACAACGCCCGCGCATCGGTCGTCCACAGGCGCATGAGGTTGACGAACTGCCGGGGGCTGACGTCGTCGTTGAGGTCGAAGGCAACGAGGTTCAGCGAGGATTGGACCGGGGTGGAAACGCCGGCCTGGTGCTCGCCGTCGAAAGGTTCTATCTGGTCCGCAAGCGGGGCGGACGTGTCCGACTCCTGACGGCCGGCGTCCTGGCCGGCATCGGCCCCGTCATTTCCTTTGGCGTCGCTGGAGCTTGGCGATGCCACCATTGACGCCCCCGCGCGCTGTGGCGACGTCAATCCCGCTGCCCAGCCAGCGGCGGACGCGCCCGCCACACCGGTGAGAAACCCGCGCCGCGAAAAGTCAGTCATAGCCGCGTTGTCCTCCCGCACCTAGTGGTGGCTGTGGGCGTGTCCGGACCCGGACTCCGCGGTGTCGCCCTCGCGTCCCGCGTGATCCGCATGATCCGAGTGCTCCGAGTGGTCCGAGTGGCCGGGTTGACCGCTGTCCTCGAGGTCGTCGTAGCCTTCGGCACCTGCGCCCATCGTGCGCACCGGGATGGGGTCAAGCTTTACCTCACCAGCGGAGGTCTCAAGGGTGACATCGACGTCCTCCCCCGGTTCCAGCGCATGCCCGAGCTCCATGAGCATGAAGTGGGTCCCACCCGGCTCCAGGGTGGTCTCCCCGTGGGCGGGAACGACCAGCGGTTCATCCATTTCGCGCATGGTGCCGTCGACGACCTCGTGAATCTGGTTCATCTGGGCATCCGCCGAGGAGGAAAAGCCAGTCACCTCCACGTCTTTGTCCGAGTGATTCACCAGCGTGCCGAAGATGGACGCCATGTCGTCGTCTCCTTCCGTGGCACGAACCACGGCGTTATCAAAAGACACGGAACCATCAGTTGCCACCTCAGAGGCGGTATCGACCTTGTCGTCTGACGCGTTTTCGTTAGGCGGCGTGCAGGCGGTCAGCCCCGCGCACAGCAGGACACCGGTGAGGCCACCGGCGACAACGCGGCGGTGCAAGGAGGTCTTCGGGAAGAAACGGGATGAACGAGTCATGAAAGTGCAGTCTTCTTCTGTGTTCAGATGAGGGTGGGTAAATTTTTCCGGGCTTATGCGCGGTCTTCTGGGTGCGCCGGACGCTCCGGGCGCTCCGAGTGCACGTCGCGAGCCGCCCGCTGCTTACCCAGAAGCAGCACGACGACGGCGCCGGCGGCCAGGATCGCGCCGACGCCCACGATCCACGGCAGGGCGGAGTTCGTGGACTCCGCGGCATCCGCGTCCTCGTTGGCATCCGCCGCACTGTTTTCGCCGGCGCTCCTATCAGCCGTGGCAGAACCATCGGCCGTATCACCTTCGCCGGAGCCTTCCACCGCGAATGACACGCCGCCGCGGGTGGCGTGGCCGTCAGAGGAGGTGATCTGGTAGCCGACCTGGTATTCACCGTCGCCTGGGTGGACGTCATCCGGGGTATCGATGGTCAGGTTGCGGCCATCGATAGTCGGCTCGGCATCGAAAAGCGTCTCGCCGCTGCCCTTGTCCTGGACCGCGAAAGTGTTGAAGCCATCGCGCGGGATGGCGGAAAACTCGAGAGTGATGGTGTCCGGGAACTCGTCGTAGGTCTTACCCTCCTCGACGCTGCCGCCCACGACCACGTCGTGCGCGCTGGCCAGCGGGGCGGCCACGCTTGCCGTGCCCAGAGCGCCGAGAAAAGCGCAGGCGGTGGCGGCTACTGAGCGCCGGAAACGGTTCCGAGTTAAAGCCATCTGTTGCTCCCTTTCGAGACAGATCGAGAAATTCGAGACATTGCAAGTATCCCGCGCCGAACGCCCCTTCGTCTACGAAAAGTGAACGATAGGTGGAAATTACGTTAACTGCGGGCTTCGGGTTACTAGTCGCAAAGGATGAATATATAGTTCCCGGCACCGACGCAGTAATCGCGTGATGTGGCTAACTACAGCGAGCCGCGGA is a genomic window of Corynebacterium massiliense DSM 45435 containing:
- a CDS encoding Dyp-type peroxidase; translated protein: MTDFSRRGFLTGVAGASAAGWAAGLTSPQRAGASMVASPSSSDAKGNDGADAGQDAGRQESDTSAPLADQIEPFDGEHQAGVSTPVQSSLNLVAFDLNDDVSPRQFVNLMRLWTTDARALCTGESPRGSLEPELADAPANLTISCGFGEPLFAKLGLEKEKPDWLRDIKHFDRDKLDPQWGQTDLVLQICCDDKLTAAHALRHMVRSGSRYAHVVWLQQGFQNTPGLRAEKQTPRNLFGQKDGTVNPRTSEDFAQQVWIDDGPQWQRGGTALVARRIRMNMETWEEADRPTRETAIGRDLPEGAPLSGGDEFTPVDFDKRDKYGLPAVDRNSHIARAQPPKDHPEQRILRRAYNYDLPPDPHTPDQLSNSGLIFLAYQKDPTKQFEPIQSRLDEADFLNEWITHIGSAVYVLPPGTQAAKDGGKRDTFWAESLIGALR
- a CDS encoding copper chaperone PCu(A)C; translation: MTRSSRFFPKTSLHRRVVAGGLTGVLLCAGLTACTPPNENASDDKVDTASEVATDGSVSFDNAVVRATEGDDDMASIFGTLVNHSDKDVEVTGFSSSADAQMNQIHEVVDGTMREMDEPLVVPAHGETTLEPGGTHFMLMELGHALEPGEDVDVTLETSAGEVKLDPIPVRTMGAGAEGYDDLEDSGQPGHSDHSEHSDHADHAGREGDTAESGSGHAHSHH
- a CDS encoding copper resistance CopC family protein; translated protein: MALTRNRFRRSVAATACAFLGALGTASVAAPLASAHDVVVGGSVEEGKTYDEFPDTITLEFSAIPRDGFNTFAVQDKGSGETLFDAEPTIDGRNLTIDTPDDVHPGDGEYQVGYQITSSDGHATRGGVSFAVEGSGEGDTADGSATADRSAGENSAADANEDADAAESTNSALPWIVGVGAILAAGAVVVLLLGKQRAARDVHSERPERPAHPEDRA